TTTGCCAAATGGAATTATCCGTTAGGCGTGACGTTATACGGGCTTCTCCAAACAGGTGCAGCTCTGGAGCGAGAGGATTATATTTCATATGTGTTGAAACATATTGAACAGAGCGCATCGTTCGACGAGTATGCCCTTTGGGATGCTGGTCAGTACGGAGCACCCGGGGTGAATAACCAGTTGGCCTTGATCGACAGCTTGGATGATTGCGGTTCCTTCGGAGCGACCATGCTGGCTGCGCTGGGGTATGGGGATGTGGACGGCGCCGCGACGACGGCTGCGCGCATTGCGGACTATATGGCTCATGTTCAAGACAGACTGCCGAGCGGTGCGCTGTACCGGGTCCGCGGGAGTGTGGATTTTATGAAGGACACCCTTTGGTGTGACGATCTATATATGAGTGTCCCATTCCTATGCAGGTACTCAGCTTTCGCACAGGATGATGCTTACTTGAACGATGCCGTCCGGCAAATCCTGCTTTATAAGGAGTATTTATACATGCCGGAGCAGCAGATCATGTCGCATGTCTATGACTTTAAATCCAACAGGCCGACGCTGGTTCCATGGGGGCGCGGGAACGGTTGGGTACTATTTTCGTTGGCGGAGCTGCTTGATGCTTTGCCGGCGAAGCACGAGCAGCGTGAACAATTGTTAATCTTCTATCGGCAATTATGTGAAGGGTACTTGCGGCTTCAGGGCAGCGGCGGATTATGGCATCAGGTTTTGACCGACCCTGAGTCCTACGAAGAAACCTCTTGCACGTCCATGTTCTTGTATGCATTTGCTAAAGGAATTCAGAACGGCTGGCTCCCTGAAAAAGAAGCACCTGCTTATGTGCAAGCGGTTCTGAAAGGCTGGACTGGGCTAACCAAGACCAGCATCGATAAATTTGGCAACATATATGGAGTTTGCAGAGGTTCGGGGTACTCCTTTTCAGGACGGTATTATAAGGATGATCTGTCTTGGCTGCTCAACGATACGCACGGAATCGGCATTGTTATGCTAGCCGGCGTGGAAGTGATGAAGCTGCAGCGCAGGTTGTCTGCCCGTTAAACGTGAAGAAAATAAGACTACAGCACGCATCTATATCCAGCACTTTTTTGTCCTCCATGACAAAAAGGTGCTCTTTTTTGTAAATGAATGAATTCGCTTTCATTTTACAGCTAAAGGAATGCTGATGAACAGCAAATACGTGCGGGTCTGCGTCATATCATCTCCCGGTAGCCTTTGCTACACTTAATTTGTAAGCGTGAACAAAACAAATCAAAGCAAAAGGGGCGAGTTTGGTCATGAACAAATGGAAAAAAGAAGCGGCATGGGGCTAGCTGTTGTTTTGCTGGCTGCTGCTGTCGCGGGCTGCGGCGTCGTATCGGATAACGGAGGCAGCAAAGAAACCGGTCAAGCGTCATCCGGCAAGAAAAGTGATGGTAAAATTGTCATCGGTATGTCAATGGACACGCTGAAGGAAGAACGCTGGCAGAAAGATCGCGACATCTTCTCGGCAAAGGTCAAGGAGCTGGGCGGAGAAGTGAAAGTTCTTGCCGCTAACGGTGATGATGCGACTCAAATGAGCCAGGCTGAGCAACTGATCTCGCAGGGCGTTAATGTACTGGTGGTCATCCCTCACAACGCCGAAGCGACAGCTCAAATCGTAGAAAAGGCCCATAAAGAAGGGATTAAGGTAATCTCTTACGACCGTTTGATCAAAAATTCGGACGTAGATTACTATGTTTCGTTCGACAACGTGCGCGTAGGTGAAATGCAGGCGAAGGCCATTACGGACAAGGTGTCCAAAGGAAACTTTGTCTACATTGGCGGCGCGGATACGGACAATAACGCCATCTTGTTCAAGCAAGGAGCGATGAATATTCTCAAGCCGCTTCAGGACAAAGGCGATATTAAAATCGTGTACGATCAATTCTCGAAAGACTGGAAGCCGGAAGAAGCTCTCAAAAACATGGAGAATGCGCTGACGGCTAACAATAATAATATTCAAGCGGTCGTTGCCGCGAATGACGGCACGGCAGGCGGAGCTATTCAGGCGCTCACAGCACAAGGGCTTGCAGGCAAAATTCCAGTGTCCGGGCAAGATGCAGACCTTGCGGCGGTACAACGCATTGCCGAAGGCAAGCAGACGATGACGGTTTACAAGCCGATCAATGCCATTGCAACGAAAGCAGCGGAAATGGCGATTTCTTTGGCGAAGGACGGCAAGGTCGACGGAGCGGATAAGAAAGTGAACAACGGCAAAATCGACGTTCCTTCCATTCTATTGGATCCGATCTCCGTGGATAAAAACAACTTGATGGACACGGTCATCAAAGACGGTTTCCACAAAGTCGAAGACGTATTCAAAAATGTTCCTAAAGAGAACTGGCCTAAACAATAAGTGGGTGTAGAGGTAAAGGCGGCTTGTTGCAGTCGCCTTTACTCAGTTTGTCATCGATAAAGCAGGGTTCATTACGAGCTTCAGCAGCTTTTCTCCGATCGCTGTTGACATTTCGTTATTCGATTGAAAATTTTTCTAAGGTAATAACAAACTGTCAAAGGCGAACGCTACGCTTCTCCGAAAACTGCTGAGCTCTCCATTACACTTTATCGATTGTCTCCGTAAAGGCGGCTTGTTGCAGTCGCCTTTACTTTGTCTTTGAATGAAAGGGGTTGGAACGCATGTACGCGCTGGAAATGATCGATATCACGAAAGAATTTCCGGGTGTGAAAGCGCTCAGCGGAGTGAATTTCAAGGTGCGTCAAGGTGAGATTCACGCACTCTGCGGTGAGAATGGAGCAGGCAAATCAACGCTGATGAAGGTACTCAGCGGCTTATATACGGCAAGGACCTATAGCGGAGAGATTCGCATTCATGGTGAAAAGAAGGAATTCCATTCCATCTCGGACGCCGAGAAATCAGGTATCGCGATTATTCACCAGGAGCTGGCGCTCGTGAAAGATATGACCATCGGTGAGAACATTTTTCTAGGCAGGGAGCCCAAGAAGCGCGGCATCATCCAATGGGACGAACTGTATCACAATGCGGCCCTTTGGCTGACAAGGGTGGGACTGAATGTAAGTCCCGACACCCCTATTGGCTCGCTCGGAATCGGACAGCAGCAGCTTGTCGAGATCGCCAAGGCTTTATCCAAGCATACAAAAATCCTCATCCTTGATGAACCGACCGCTGCGCTGACTGAAAGCGAAGTAGAGATTTTGATGGGAATTCTTCATCAATTACGGGACAACGGCGTCTCCTGCATTTATATTTCTCATAAAATGCCGGAGGTGTTCCTGTTAGCCGATCATATTACCGTCTTACGTGACGGTCAAACGATCGATACGCTTCCAGGAAGCGGCACAACCGATGATGAGGTCGTTTCACTCATGGTCGGCCGGGAGCTGACAGAGCGGTATCCGCGTGTGCCGCACACACCGAAGGAGACGGTGCTTGAAGTTCGCCATTATTCGGTATGGCATCAGGAAAACAGGCATCAGCAGGTGATACGTGATGTTAATTTCTCTTTGCGCAGAGGCGAGATTCTAGGCATCGCGGGTCTTATGGGAGCTGGCAGGACGGAGCTGGTGTCCAGCTTGTTCGGCGCCTACGGAGGCAGAGCTGAAGGAGAGGTGCTGATCGAAGGGAAGCCGGTTCGAATCCGTTCCATTCCCGATGCGGTTCGCGCCGGGATGGCGCTCGTTACCGAAGACCGCAAACGGCAGGGCCTGGTGCTGAACATGGATGTGAAGAGCAACACCACGATGGCCACGATGGGGAAAGTATCTAATTACAGTGTTATCAATGATAACGAGGAAATCAAATGGAGCCAGAAGTATGTGGGCGAGCTGAAGATAAAAACATCTTCATTAGAAACCCCGGTAGGAACACTGTCCGGTGGGAATCAGCAGAAGGTCGTCATTGGAAAATGGCTGATGGCAAGTCCGAAAATCCTGATCGTGGATGAACCGACCCGCGGTATCGATGTAGGAGCCAAATTTGAAATCTATAACCTGATGAATCAACTGATTGATCAAGGCGTCGCCATTATTATGATATCGTCCGAGCTTCCCGAGATTATAGGCATGAGCGACAGAATTCTGGTCATGTGCGAAGGGAAATTCGTACGGGAACTGGATTACCGCGAAGCGACGCAAGAGAATATTATGTCTGCGGCAACAGGAGGAAGATAAGGATGCAAACAATCTCGCAAGTGGAAGAAAAGCGGAATTCATCGACAAGTCCAGGCAAATGGAGCGGGCTGATCAAAATGGATGTTCGCGCTTATACGATGGTAGGAGCCCTGATATTCATTTGGCTGCTGTTCGGGCTGCTCAACGATACGTTTCTGACGCCACGGAACTTGTCCAATTTATTTACGCAAATGTCGGTTACAGGAATATTGGCCATCGGTATGGTGCTAGTCATCGTAGCGGGACATATTGATCTGTCCGTGGGCTCATTGGTTGGACTGACAGGAGGAATTGCAGCGATTCTCAGTAATTGGCTGGAGCTTCCGGCTATTGTAGTCATTCTGGGAACGCTGGCAGCGGGGCTGATTTTAGGTTGTTTTCAGGGCTGGCTGGTTGCTTATAAAGCTGTTCCTGCCTTTATTGTCACACTGGGCGGCATGCTGGTGTTTCGAGGGGCGTTAATGGGCATTACCAAATCGATGACGATTCCGATCTCGGATCCTGTTTTGGAGCTGATGGGAAATGCATATTTTGCCAAAGGATTTGGCCTGCTCCTTGCGCTGATTACGATAGCGGTGATTGTCTGGTCGACACTCAGAAAGCGCAAATCCCGGCTTAAATATGGCTTTACAGTCGCTCCTTTCGGAGCCGACCTGATCAAGATGACAGGCTTCAGCATTTTGGTAATCGCATTTGTACTGGTTGTCAACAGCTACAAAGGAATTCCGTTCCCTATTATCTTTGTCCTGGTTCTGGCTATCATCTTCTCTTTTGTCGCTACAAAGACTACGTTCGGACGTCATATCTATGCAATTGGAGGCAATATCGAGGCGGCAAGGCTTTCGGGGATCAATATCAAGCTGAAAACGATGGTCGTATTCATTTGCAGTGGCCTATTGGGCTCGATCGCCTCTATCGTGTTGACCTCCCGATTATCCTCCGCCACTATTTCTGCTGGAAATATGGCCGAGATGGATGCCATTGCGGCATGCGTGATCGGCGGAACATCGCTAATGGGGGGCTCAGGTAAGGTAACTGGCGCGATCCTGGGAGCGCTGGTCATGACATCGCTGGATAACGGCATGTCGCTCATGGGCTTGGAATCGTTTTGGCAGTACCTGGTAAAAGGCAGCATTCTTGTGTTTGCTGTCTGGCTGGATATTTCGAACCGAAATAAAAAATCCGTCAAATAATTCAAACGCACAAAGCGGGTTTCCCTGATGTATGAAGGGAGGCTCGCTTTTCAATTTATTTTCAAGCATTGAACAAAATAGTGCTGTTAACGCTTAACATTGTGCTAGGGCTTTTGACTATAATAAGATAAGCTATACTTAGTGTGGCAGCGCTTACAGAGGAGTAGCTCGTAATGGGGTGGAAGATGAAAAAATGAAAGATATCAAATGGCTGATTAGCTTTATTATCATCATGACGGCCTTTGGCTTTTTGTTCGTTCGGTTCGCCATGGATTCGAATCAGATACAGGATATTGTTGAGCAGTTAAAGGGCGAGAAGCATCGGGAATCCGGGAGCAAGCATATTGTACTGATCGAGCAGGAACAAGGCCATCCCTACTGGCAGTTGGTTGAAAAAGGGGCCAAGAAAGCGGCATTGCAGCATCATATCGAAATCGAATGTATAGGACCTGTCCGCAACAGCATGGAAGAACAGCTGAAACTGCTGGAAAAGGCGATCGCCTCCAAGGTAGACGGCATTATTGTACAAGGCTTAAATGACGAGAAGTTTACACCTGTTATCAATAAAGCGATGGATCGCGGGATTCCGGTACTAACCATTGATACCGATGCGCCGACCAGCAAACGGCTCGCATATGTGGGGACCAATAATAGGGAGGCGGGCAGTCTGCTTGGGCAAATCGTTCTTCAAATCACGGGTGGAGCAGGTAAAGTGGGCGTGATCATCGGCAGTGAATCTGCCGAGAGCCAGATGCAGCGTTTAAGCGGCCTGCAAAGCAGCATAGCCTCTTATAAAAACTTGCAAATCGTAGATGTCCGGCCTTCGAATATCTCCTTGATGGAGGCGATTCAGCAGGCGTCGGAGATGCTGCAATCCCATCCGGAGATTACAACGATGGTCGGTACGAGCGCTACTGATGCGTTGGGAATTCTCCAGGCTGCCAAAAGCTTAAAACGGGTTGATCTGCGGATTATCGGCTTTGACGATTTGCCGGAGACGCTGGATGCGATCGGTAAAGGCGACATAGAAGCAACCGTCGTGCAAGAGCCTTACGGGATGGGTAAAACCTCCGTTGATCTGCTCGATGATTATTTTCGCGGCCAATCGCTGCCGGCCAATCGCTTTACCGAAGTGAAAATGATGGGACGAAGGGAATTGAAAGGAGGCATAACTCCTTGAGTATTCACCGCAAGTTGTTTATTTTTATTCCACTTCTTGTGCTGTTAATGAGCTTCGTTTCTTATTTTTTGTTTGAAAGCAGCAAAAGCGCGCAGGAAAGTTATTTTTTGTTAATGGACCGGATTTTGTTATATAAACAGGTCTCCCGTGAATGCAGTGACGTGATGAAGTATCTGTATCGGTACGATATCCAAATGGATGCTGACACCTTTCCCGAGCTCCAGAGACATGTGAATGAATTGACAGGACTCCGAGAACAATTAGCGGGCATGGACCGGAACGACCTGAATGCGCTCCCCATTAAGAACTATATCAACATGCTGGACACCTTTATGGAACAGATTACGACCATGATCGACGGGAGCCAGACACAGGATTCCAACACCAAGGCAGGGACCTATTTGCAAGCGGAAAAAGTATCCCGCTTTATCGGCGAGGAAGGACAAGGGTTGGTAGATTTGGAATTGGAGCATTACCGCCCTCTGTATGAGCATATCATGCAGACAACCTCTGAAATGAATAAGCTAGGCGTCTATCTGGTATTTACGGTGGCACTGCTCAGTATTGTAGGGGCTCTGTGGCTGTCCAGCAGCATCAGTATCCCGATCCGCCGTCTGGTGCTAACAGCTAAGCAGATATCCAAGGGGAAGCTGGATACGAAAGCACCGGAGCTGCATACAGGAGATGAAATTGAAATTTTGGGGAAAAGCTTCAACCATATGCTGGATAACATCCAGGATTTGATGGCCAAGAACATGAAAAGCCTGGAAAATGAGCGCCTTGTGAAGGAGCTCGAGCTTAAAACCCTGCAGAGCCAAATCAATCCGCACTTTTTATTTAATACACTGAATGCCATTGCCAAGCTTGCCTATATAGAAGGTGCGGAGCGTACCAGTGAGCTGACGGTTTCCGTATCGAGGCTGCTGCGTTATAACCTGCAAAAGCTGGATCATCCTGTCACTCTGCGTGACGAAGTGGGGCATGCCATGGAATATATGACGATCCAGAAGGCGCGATTCCGTGACCGCATTCATTTTGTTGCGGAAATTGATGAAACGGCCTTGGATCAAATTGTACCGTGCTTGACGCTGCAGCCTATTCTAGAGAACGCGATTGTCCACGGGATCGAAGACATGGAAGAAGGCGCTGAGCTAACATTGAGCATCGTCAAGGAACAGCAGCATGTCCGGGTTGATATTAAGGATAACGGTAAAGGAATGGATGAGGAGATAAGGGCTATGCTGCTGCAATCCATCTTGGAAGAAAGCCGCTGGCCGCTGCATGTCAAGAAACAGTCGACAGGTCTTGGAACAGCAAATGTGTTCAAAAGACTGCAGCTTTTCTTTGATGGCAGGCAGTCCATTGACATTATAAGCAGTAAGGGAGCAGGGACGATCGTCAGGTTCAGACTGCCCTCGGGCGAAGAAGCGGCAGACACGAAGGAGGAGGAGAAGCATGTACCGGTTGCTGATAGCTGATGATGAAGCGCTCGAAAGAGAAGGGCTCGAAATGATGGTTAAGCATGTGATGAAGGATCAATTTGAAATCTATCACGCGGAAAACGGCCGCAGGGCCATACAGCTTGCGGAAGAGAAGCGCCCGCATATTGTGTTTATGGATATTAAAATGCCCGGTATTCACGGTTTGGAGGCTGTACGCGAAATTCTTGCCAGGCATCCGGATACTCGGATTGTGATGGTCACGGCGCATGATTTTTTTGCCTATGCCAAAGAAGCGCTTTCCCTTGGAGTGAAGGACTATATTCTAAAGCCTGCCAAGCGGGATGAATTGCTGGACATTCTTCGCAAGCAGATTGATGCCTTAGAGGAGGAGAGCGGCAAACGCAAGGAAGAAATGGAAATTCGGCTGAAGCTGAACCGCCTTCTTCCGCTTGCCGAGAATGAGTTGAGTCTGATGCTGATGATGGACTATGTGCAAGAGCTGGACTTGATGTATATGGCGGAGCTTCTAGATCTTGAGTGGGAGAAGGGATACGCTGTGGTCATTTCGTTTCCCTATCAGGAACAGATGGACTGGGAGCAATTTCAGCATGCAAGGAAAACGATGTATGAGGAGCTCAAGCAATATCTCAAACTCCAGCTGCCTTGTATGGTAAGCCCAATGACAGGCAATCGCATGGCGGTGTTCATTCCATGTCCTTCCTATGGAGCAGGGTACACCCATCGGGTGGATTCCCTGCAGTGGGGAGAGCGGCTGCAAGCCTTTGCAGAGGGCAGATTCGGGTTGTCGGCCTGCATGGGCATCGGCTCCGTACAGGAAGGGATAGAAGGGCTTCGGCAATCGTATCAAGAGGCAGCTGCCGCAGCGGTAGACTCCTCAGCCGTGACGAGAATCCGTCATTTCGAGGATATGCAGCAGCTTGAAGGGACGGCAGGCATATCTCGCGCCGAGGAGAAACGGCTGCTGGACACGATTCAGCGCCTGAGCAGAGACGAAGCTTACCTCATTTTCAGTCAAATTTTCGACCGATTGCTTCATCAATATGGGGAGAACATATCCGGATGCAAAGATGAGCTTACGGCGCTGTTTATTTCCTTGGCCAGACAGCTGACCCGCCACTCTGCATCTGACCTGATGAACCGTTTTGCCGGTGTTCAAGACGGGAAAGCTCTGCGGGAGGCCGTGTTCACACAGCTCGACCGTTTGCTTGATGAGCTTACGGAGGAACGGAAGCGCAGGCAATTCGGCGTCATGGAGAGAGCAAAGTCTTATATCCATGATCATTATAAGCTTGAAATTTCCATGGAGCAGACCGCGGAAGCTGTCAATTTAAGCCCTTACTATTTCAGTAAAATGTTCAAGCTGCATGTGGGTGAAACGTTCATTGATTATGTGACAGGGTTAAGAATCGAGGAGGCTAAGCAGCTGTTGGAGCAAGAGGAGCTGAGCTTTAAGGAAATTTGCTACATGTCGGGCTACCATGATCCGAATTATTTTAGCCGAATTTTCAAGAAAACAACAGGTGTGACTCCCACGGAATATCGGAAATATTTACAAAAGAACGTACGTTCGATATAATAGTTCAGGTGGATAAAAATTCCAATGTGGAGAGGGAGTATTGCCGAATATGATCCTAGAAACCAAGATTGTCGAGAAAGCTGCCTTTAGCGTAATAGGCCAAGCGGAGACCATACATTTTGACCCGTCTCTTCCTCCTTCGGAGAACACGATCTCTCAGCTGTGGAAGGAATTCAACGGCAGGTGCTGTGAAATCGAAGGACAAGTGGGCTTTAGGGCTTATGGGCTCGTGCTTCATAAGCCTGGCAGCAATCCAAACGATCCATTTGCCTATACGGCAGCGGTTCAAGTATCAGGTGAAGCCAGTCCTCCTACCGGTATGATCCGGCTAGAAGTGCCGGCGGCGCGTTATGCCGTTGTCACGTTACGTGGTCCGCTTGATGAAATTTCCCAAGGCTTTCAGTACTTCTGGGGACAGTGGCTTCCTGCCAGCCCATACGAGTATGATGGCGGTACACTCACCGGGAAATATGAATTCGAATTCTATGATCAGCGCTGCACGACACCGGATGATCCTAATTCAGAAATCGATTTGTACTTTCCAGTTAGGGGCAAGGTGGAATAAGTGGAAATGAAATACAGATATTGAATGTTTGCGCCATTAGGTAGGGATTATTCCTAAATAATCCCTACCTTTTATCTTAATTTCACCGCTTTTCCAGGTACCAATATTTCCCTATGATAGTCTTACCAACTAGAACTTGCACCAATAATTCAAACAGGGACGGTGATTGTCGCTACAAGATGCAAGCGCTTTCGAAGCATACAACTGAATAGCTGAGCGGTTCCAATTTTAGGGAGGTATACCATGCGAAGTATCAAGAAGATCGTTTCGTCTATGTCAATGATGACAACCCTTGCTTTAAGTATTGTAACCCCTGGAGTTTCACAGGCTGCTACTCCTGTAACGGATGCCAACTCTACCATCTTCGGACCGAATGTGTACGTGTTTGACCCGTCGATGTCCGCTGCCGATATTCAAAGTGCGACCAGCTCTGTCTTCAGCAGGCAGGAAACCAATGAATTTGGTACGGAGAGAGATGCCTTTCTCTTTAAACCCGGAACCTATAATGTGGACTTTAAAGTGGGCTTCAATACACAGGTATCCGGTCTTGGGCAAAACCCGGGAGACGTTAAAATAAGTGGCGGCGTCAATGTGGACGCACAGTGGGATAACGGGAATGCAACACGAAACTTCTGGCGGTCGATTGAAAATCTCACCGTTCTGCCAACAAGCGGCGTTACGAGAATTGCCGTTTCGCAAGCGGCTCCGCTAAGACGACTTCATATCAAAGGGGAATTGCAGCTGTTTGACTTTGATGCGAACTGGAATGCTGGCTGGGCTAGCGGAGGTTACTTAGCTGATTCGATCGTAGATAAGGCCATAATTCCTGCTTCGCAGCAGCAGTGGTTCTCAAGAAACAGCAATTGGGCAAGCTGGTCTAATGGTGTTTGGAACATGGTTTTTGTGGGAGATACCAACCCGCCTGCGGGACAATTCCCCGACCAACCGTACACGGTAGTAGAGAAGACGCCGGTGATGCGCGAGAAGCCATACCTGTATATCAATGATGCAGGCGTGTATCAAGTATTTGTTCCATCCTTGCAGCAGGATACCAAGGGTGTTAGCTGGGAAAACGGCGCAACGCCGGGCCAATCAATATCCATTGATCAATTCTACATCGCACATCCTGATTCATCTGATGCGGCAAGCATCAACACTGCACTGAGTGAAGGTAAGAATTTGATTTTTACCCCGGGTATTTATCACTTGAATGATACAATACGTATCAATAATGCAAACACAGTCGTACTGGGAATTGGCATGCCGTCGTTAGTGCCTGACAACGGACAGACGGCTATGACAGTAGCGGATGTCGACGGTGTGAAGATTGCCGGTCTTGTGTTCGATGCAGGTCCGAACAATTCGCCTTCTTTGTTAGAGGTAGGACCTTCGGGCAGCTCAGCTGATCACGCCGCAAATCCGACCTCGCTTCACGATCTGTTCTTCCGTACGGGCGGATTCATAGCAGGTAAGAATGATTCGGAGATGACTATTAATAGTGATGACGTCATTGGCGACCATTTCTGGATGTGGCGTGCAGACCACGGTGCCGGTGCGGGATGGACTGACAATGTCTCCAAGAACGGCCTTGTCGTTAATGGGGATGATGTTACCATCTACGGTCTCTTTAATGAACATCACAACGAGTATCAAACGCTCTGGAATGGTAACGGAGGTAGGGTCTATTTCTATCAATCGGAGATTCCTTATGATGTTCCGAATCAAGAAGCTTGGATGAGCAAGAACGGAACTGAGAACGGTTACCCGTCCTACAAAGTATCCGATTCTGTAACCAGCCACGAAGCTTGGGGTCTCGGGGTATACTCCTACTTCAGGGATGCGGCCGTGAAACTAAACAATGCTATTGAGGTTCCGC
This genomic window from Paenibacillus hexagrammi contains:
- the xylF gene encoding D-xylose ABC transporter substrate-binding protein; its protein translation is MEKRSGMGLAVVLLAAAVAGCGVVSDNGGSKETGQASSGKKSDGKIVIGMSMDTLKEERWQKDRDIFSAKVKELGGEVKVLAANGDDATQMSQAEQLISQGVNVLVVIPHNAEATAQIVEKAHKEGIKVISYDRLIKNSDVDYYVSFDNVRVGEMQAKAITDKVSKGNFVYIGGADTDNNAILFKQGAMNILKPLQDKGDIKIVYDQFSKDWKPEEALKNMENALTANNNNIQAVVAANDGTAGGAIQALTAQGLAGKIPVSGQDADLAAVQRIAEGKQTMTVYKPINAIATKAAEMAISLAKDGKVDGADKKVNNGKIDVPSILLDPISVDKNNLMDTVIKDGFHKVEDVFKNVPKENWPKQ
- a CDS encoding xylose ABC transporter ATP-binding protein; protein product: MYALEMIDITKEFPGVKALSGVNFKVRQGEIHALCGENGAGKSTLMKVLSGLYTARTYSGEIRIHGEKKEFHSISDAEKSGIAIIHQELALVKDMTIGENIFLGREPKKRGIIQWDELYHNAALWLTRVGLNVSPDTPIGSLGIGQQQLVEIAKALSKHTKILILDEPTAALTESEVEILMGILHQLRDNGVSCIYISHKMPEVFLLADHITVLRDGQTIDTLPGSGTTDDEVVSLMVGRELTERYPRVPHTPKETVLEVRHYSVWHQENRHQQVIRDVNFSLRRGEILGIAGLMGAGRTELVSSLFGAYGGRAEGEVLIEGKPVRIRSIPDAVRAGMALVTEDRKRQGLVLNMDVKSNTTMATMGKVSNYSVINDNEEIKWSQKYVGELKIKTSSLETPVGTLSGGNQQKVVIGKWLMASPKILIVDEPTRGIDVGAKFEIYNLMNQLIDQGVAIIMISSELPEIIGMSDRILVMCEGKFVRELDYREATQENIMSAATGGR
- a CDS encoding sugar ABC transporter permease, translating into MDVRAYTMVGALIFIWLLFGLLNDTFLTPRNLSNLFTQMSVTGILAIGMVLVIVAGHIDLSVGSLVGLTGGIAAILSNWLELPAIVVILGTLAAGLILGCFQGWLVAYKAVPAFIVTLGGMLVFRGALMGITKSMTIPISDPVLELMGNAYFAKGFGLLLALITIAVIVWSTLRKRKSRLKYGFTVAPFGADLIKMTGFSILVIAFVLVVNSYKGIPFPIIFVLVLAIIFSFVATKTTFGRHIYAIGGNIEAARLSGINIKLKTMVVFICSGLLGSIASIVLTSRLSSATISAGNMAEMDAIAACVIGGTSLMGGSGKVTGAILGALVMTSLDNGMSLMGLESFWQYLVKGSILVFAVWLDISNRNKKSVK
- a CDS encoding sugar-binding protein; the protein is MEDEKMKDIKWLISFIIIMTAFGFLFVRFAMDSNQIQDIVEQLKGEKHRESGSKHIVLIEQEQGHPYWQLVEKGAKKAALQHHIEIECIGPVRNSMEEQLKLLEKAIASKVDGIIVQGLNDEKFTPVINKAMDRGIPVLTIDTDAPTSKRLAYVGTNNREAGSLLGQIVLQITGGAGKVGVIIGSESAESQMQRLSGLQSSIASYKNLQIVDVRPSNISLMEAIQQASEMLQSHPEITTMVGTSATDALGILQAAKSLKRVDLRIIGFDDLPETLDAIGKGDIEATVVQEPYGMGKTSVDLLDDYFRGQSLPANRFTEVKMMGRRELKGGITP
- a CDS encoding sensor histidine kinase — its product is MSIHRKLFIFIPLLVLLMSFVSYFLFESSKSAQESYFLLMDRILLYKQVSRECSDVMKYLYRYDIQMDADTFPELQRHVNELTGLREQLAGMDRNDLNALPIKNYINMLDTFMEQITTMIDGSQTQDSNTKAGTYLQAEKVSRFIGEEGQGLVDLELEHYRPLYEHIMQTTSEMNKLGVYLVFTVALLSIVGALWLSSSISIPIRRLVLTAKQISKGKLDTKAPELHTGDEIEILGKSFNHMLDNIQDLMAKNMKSLENERLVKELELKTLQSQINPHFLFNTLNAIAKLAYIEGAERTSELTVSVSRLLRYNLQKLDHPVTLRDEVGHAMEYMTIQKARFRDRIHFVAEIDETALDQIVPCLTLQPILENAIVHGIEDMEEGAELTLSIVKEQQHVRVDIKDNGKGMDEEIRAMLLQSILEESRWPLHVKKQSTGLGTANVFKRLQLFFDGRQSIDIISSKGAGTIVRFRLPSGEEAADTKEEEKHVPVADS
- a CDS encoding response regulator, which translates into the protein MYRLLIADDEALEREGLEMMVKHVMKDQFEIYHAENGRRAIQLAEEKRPHIVFMDIKMPGIHGLEAVREILARHPDTRIVMVTAHDFFAYAKEALSLGVKDYILKPAKRDELLDILRKQIDALEEESGKRKEEMEIRLKLNRLLPLAENELSLMLMMDYVQELDLMYMAELLDLEWEKGYAVVISFPYQEQMDWEQFQHARKTMYEELKQYLKLQLPCMVSPMTGNRMAVFIPCPSYGAGYTHRVDSLQWGERLQAFAEGRFGLSACMGIGSVQEGIEGLRQSYQEAAAAAVDSSAVTRIRHFEDMQQLEGTAGISRAEEKRLLDTIQRLSRDEAYLIFSQIFDRLLHQYGENISGCKDELTALFISLARQLTRHSASDLMNRFAGVQDGKALREAVFTQLDRLLDELTEERKRRQFGVMERAKSYIHDHYKLEISMEQTAEAVNLSPYYFSKMFKLHVGETFIDYVTGLRIEEAKQLLEQEELSFKEICYMSGYHDPNYFSRIFKKTTGVTPTEYRKYLQKNVRSI
- a CDS encoding GyrI-like domain-containing protein — its product is MILETKIVEKAAFSVIGQAETIHFDPSLPPSENTISQLWKEFNGRCCEIEGQVGFRAYGLVLHKPGSNPNDPFAYTAAVQVSGEASPPTGMIRLEVPAARYAVVTLRGPLDEISQGFQYFWGQWLPASPYEYDGGTLTGKYEFEFYDQRCTTPDDPNSEIDLYFPVRGKVE